A region of Pseudorca crassidens isolate mPseCra1 chromosome 8, mPseCra1.hap1, whole genome shotgun sequence DNA encodes the following proteins:
- the TMEM176B gene encoding transmembrane protein 176B isoform X2 — MTQNMLAVNGVDVVSPLSQPTHIDIHIHQESALAQLLKAGSSLMERLSHHPAKASISYGQLAVGAIAAGVGAIVHEKHCGKLSGFISSLLTLAGIATAVAAVVFCVNSLTWGLVFYDISSVCDSLIPDTSTFGYEETRRSDSYSSWREERCRSYMQMLTDLFLGIRGLLLAVCVLQVIVSLASLGMGLRRFCGQSSRALDEEESEKKLWGENSVPPSPHKKKSTAVVL; from the exons ATGACCCAAAACATGCTGGCTGTGAATGGAGTCGATGTGGTCTCTCCGCTGTCCCAGCCCACTCACATCGACATCCACATCCATCAGGAATCTGCTTTGGCACAACTGCTAAAAGCTGGGAGCTCCCTGATGGAGCGCCTGTCCCACCATCCTGCCAAGGCCAGCATAAGCTACGGACAGCTGGCAGTAGGG GCCATTGCAGCAGGAGTTGGGGCCATTGTCCATGAGAAACACTGCGGCAAACTTTCA GGCTTCATATCAAGTCTGCTCACCCTGGCTGGCATTGCCACGGCCGTGGCCGCCGTTGTCTTCTGTGTGAATAGTTTAACCTGGGGACTTGTCTTCTATGACATCAGCTCCGTGTGTGATTCCTTAATCCCTGACACCTCCACCTTTGGGTACGAAGAGACTAGACGAAGCGATTCCTATTCATCGTGGAGGGAGGAGCGCTGCAGAAGCTACATGCAAATGCTGACG GATTTGTTCCTAGGAATCCGTGGTCTGCTCCTGGCCGTCTGTGTCCTGCAGGTCATTGTATCCTTGGCTTCCCTGGGCATGGGTCTCCGACGCTTCTGTGGCCAGAGCTCCCGGGCCCTG gatgaaGAAGAGTCAGAGAAGAAGCTGTGGGGGGAGAATTCagtgcctccctctccccacaagaAGAAGAGCACAGCTGTTGTCCTGTGA
- the TMEM176A gene encoding transmembrane protein 176A: MGDFPGLVSSAVSSVLSRASEPKQVRQTLSPGGPFPETLLTGPLPRGVHILPPQRPPRTCWGGKDRPPCRGHASRKAAGVEARRVSTSLKMADGGDVASGAPQPTCIKVDIHQESALAKLLLSRCPLLQPHVPSPHAASRALGHRRLLVASWEVQIVLGVFSGVLGGFLFISYYTTLLGSGAPIWTGAVAVLAGAVAFIYEKRGGTYWALLRTLLALAAFSTATAAIIIGARSFHEYHHFLFNGICDVSPSWRPTGAPSSPSADEGRLQLCTSYVNMLKALFISINAMLLGVWALLLLASLVPLCLCCWRKYRSKEKRDPPLEETAGSE; encoded by the exons atgggggatttTCCAGGGCTGGTCAGCTCTGCAGTCTCCTCTGTGCTCTCCAGAGCGTCGGAGCCAA AGCAGGTGAGGCAGACCCTCAGCCCAGGCGGCCCTTTCCCAGAGACCCTTCTCACAGGGCCCCTCCCCAGAGGAGTCCACATCCTGCCCCCTCAAAGACCCCCCAGAACTTGCTGGGGAGGGAAGGACCGACCACCGTGTAGAGGACATGCATCCAGGAAGGCGGCAGGAGTGGAGGCCAG gcgGGTGTCCACCAGCTTGAAGATGGCAGATGGTGGGGACGTGGCCTCTGGGGCTCCCCAGCCCACCTGCATCAAGGTGGACATCCACCAGGAGTCGGCTCTGGCCAAGCTGCTGCTGAGTAGGTGTCCCCTGCTGCAGCCCCACGTGCCCTCGCCGCACGCCGCCTCCCGGGCCCTGGGCCACCGCCGGCTGCTGGTGGCCTCCTGG GAGGTGCAGATCGTGCTGGGGGTGTTCAGTGGGGTCCTGGGGGGATTCCTCTTCATCTCCTACTACACCACGCTGCTTGGATCGGGAGCCCCCATCTGGACAGGGGCCGTG GCTGTGCTGGCTGGAGCTGTCGCCTTCATTTATGAGAAACGAGGTGGCACCTACTGG GCCCTGCTGAGGACCCTGCTCGCCTTGGCAGCTTTCTCCACGGCCACAGCCGCCATCATCATTGGGGCTAGAAGTTTCCATGAGTACCACCATTTTCTCTTTAATGGTATCTGTGATGTCTCCCCTTCCTGGAGGCCCACCGGGGCCCCCAGCTCTCCGAGTGCAGACGAGGGAAGGCTGCAGCTGTGCACCTCCTATGTGAACATGCTGAAG GCCCTGTTCATAAGCATCAATGCCATGCTGTTGGGGGTCTGGGCTCTGCTGCTTCTAGCGTCTCTGGTCCCCCTGTGTCTGTGCTGCTGGAGAAAATACCGATCTAAGGAG
- the TMEM176B gene encoding transmembrane protein 176B isoform X1 codes for MTQNMLAVNGVDVVSPLSQPTHIDIHIHQESALAQLLKAGSSLMERLSHHPAKASISYGQLAVGVTQILLGAMSCALGGLLCLGPWIQLRASGCAFWAGFVAIAAGVGAIVHEKHCGKLSGFISSLLTLAGIATAVAAVVFCVNSLTWGLVFYDISSVCDSLIPDTSTFGYEETRRSDSYSSWREERCRSYMQMLTDLFLGIRGLLLAVCVLQVIVSLASLGMGLRRFCGQSSRALDEEESEKKLWGENSVPPSPHKKKSTAVVL; via the exons ATGACCCAAAACATGCTGGCTGTGAATGGAGTCGATGTGGTCTCTCCGCTGTCCCAGCCCACTCACATCGACATCCACATCCATCAGGAATCTGCTTTGGCACAACTGCTAAAAGCTGGGAGCTCCCTGATGGAGCGCCTGTCCCACCATCCTGCCAAGGCCAGCATAAGCTACGGACAGCTGGCAGTAGGG GTGACCCAGATATTGCTGGGGGCTATGAGCTGTGCTCTTGGAGGGCTTCTCTGCTTGGGGCCCTGGATTCAGCTGCGTGCCTCAGGCTGTGCCTTTTGGGCAGGGTTTGTG GCCATTGCAGCAGGAGTTGGGGCCATTGTCCATGAGAAACACTGCGGCAAACTTTCA GGCTTCATATCAAGTCTGCTCACCCTGGCTGGCATTGCCACGGCCGTGGCCGCCGTTGTCTTCTGTGTGAATAGTTTAACCTGGGGACTTGTCTTCTATGACATCAGCTCCGTGTGTGATTCCTTAATCCCTGACACCTCCACCTTTGGGTACGAAGAGACTAGACGAAGCGATTCCTATTCATCGTGGAGGGAGGAGCGCTGCAGAAGCTACATGCAAATGCTGACG GATTTGTTCCTAGGAATCCGTGGTCTGCTCCTGGCCGTCTGTGTCCTGCAGGTCATTGTATCCTTGGCTTCCCTGGGCATGGGTCTCCGACGCTTCTGTGGCCAGAGCTCCCGGGCCCTG gatgaaGAAGAGTCAGAGAAGAAGCTGTGGGGGGAGAATTCagtgcctccctctccccacaagaAGAAGAGCACAGCTGTTGTCCTGTGA